Proteins from one Cicer arietinum cultivar CDC Frontier isolate Library 1 chromosome 3, Cicar.CDCFrontier_v2.0, whole genome shotgun sequence genomic window:
- the LOC101505643 gene encoding uncharacterized protein has translation MAPTLFMILSNWQFLFIILCVPPTLSLPQTMAEDSEAKALLKWKNSFDNHSQTLLSTWKNTSNLCNWQGIQCKKLNSVSGISLENYGIKGTLHSLSFSSFPNLITINIYQNQFYGTIPPQIGNMSIVKIMNFSKNYFDGSIPQEICKLTSLQMLDISICKLSGPIPNSLGNLTNLIFLDLGDNNWSFGPFPHDIVNLKKLNYLGIAHSNLIGSIPQEIGLLTNLALLDLSRNSLSGSIPETIGNLSNLNMLVLSNNTILSGEIPHTIWKMSNLTSLNLDKNNLSGSIPDSVQNLVNLYLLALDGNQFSGSIPSIIGNMKNLIFLYLDSNKFSGSIPASIGNLTNLDTLTLQENNLSGTVPTTIGNLMRLTVLELSANKLYGRIPQGLYNITNWYSFLVSENDFIGHLPPHICSGGSLAFLNADHNHFTGPVPTSLKNCSSIERIKLHVNQIEGDIAQDFGVYPKLKYIDLSDNKFHGQISSNWGKCLNLDTFKISNNNISGGIPLEFIRLNKLGRIHLSSNQLTGELPKELGEMKSLEELEISNNHYYGNIPIEIGLLQRLEDLDLGGNELRGTIPKEVMKLPRLRKLNLSRNKIEGSIPFKFGPALESLDLSGNFLNGKIPTSLDDLVQLSMLNLSHNMLSGTIPPNFQRTLDFVNLSDNQLEGPLPNIPAFLHASFESLKNNKGLCGNITGLAPCASNQNHNRLSKKVLLLVFLALGALILFLCLVGISMYIWSRKEKPKEESRSEEVETQRGVLFSIWSHDGKMMFENIIEATKNFDDKYLIGVGSQGNVYKAELSAGLIFAVKKLHLVTDEEMSFFSSKSFKSEIETLTRIKHRNIIKLHGYCQHSKFSFLVYKFMDGGSLDQILNNETQAIAFDWEKRVNVVKGVANALSYMHHDCSPPIVHRDISSKNILLNLDYEAHISDFGTAKFLEPGLHSWTQFAGTFGYAAPELSQTMEVNEKCDVYSFGVFALEIIMGKHPGDLISLFLSPSTRPMAYNTLLIDILDHRPHQVIKPVDEEVILITRLAFACLSQNPRSRPTMDQVSKMLAIGKSPVENHLSTIRLGQLQ, from the exons ATGGCACCCACGTTGTTCATGATTCTATCAAACTGGCAATTTCTGTTCATAATTCTCTGTGTCCCTCCAACACTTTCATTACCACAAACTATGGCTGAAGACAGTGAAGCAAAAGCACTGTTGAAATGGAAAAATAGCTTTGACAACCATAGTCAAACTCTCTTGTCAACTTGGAAAAATACCTCAAATCTATGCAATTGGCAAGGAAttcaatgtaaaaaattaaactctGTCTCTGGCATAAGTCTTGAAAATTATGGAATAAAAGGTACACTCCACTCTCTTAGCTTCTCTTCGTTCCCCAACCTCATTACCATAAACATCTACCAAAACCAGTTTTATGGAACCATTCCCCCACAAATTGGCAACATGTCTATTGTAAAAATCAtgaatttttccaaaaattattttgatggtTCCATCCCTCAAGAAATATGCAAATTAACAAGTTTACAAATGCTTGATATCTCCATATGTAAACTAAGTGGACCAATTCCTAATTCCCTTGGTAATTTGACCAACCTAATATTTCTTGATTTAGGAGACAACAATTGGTCTTTTGGCCCTTTTCCTCATGACATTGTAAActtgaaaaaattgaattatctAGGAATTGCACATAGTAACCTAATTGGTTCCATTCCACAAGAAATTGGTTTGTTAACAAACCTTGCTTTATTAGATTTGTCAAGAAACTCTCTATCCGGTAGCATCCCAGAAACAATTGGTAACTTGAGCAATTTAAATATGCTTGTCCTTTCTAATAACACAATTTTGTCTGGAGAAATTCCACACACAATATGGAAAATGTCTAATTTGACCTCACTCAACCTTGATAAAAATAATCTCTCTGGATCAATCCCTGATTCTGTACAAAACTTGGTTAATTTGTATCTACTTGCACTTGATGGTAATCAATTTTCTGGATCCATTCCTTCTATTATTGGTAACATGAAAAATCTCATCTTTTTGTACTTGGacagtaataaattttctgGATCAATTCCTGCTTCTATAGGAAATTTGACCAATTTGGATACCCTTACTCTCCAAGAAAACAATCTCTCTGGAACTGTTCCAACCACAATTGGTAATTTGATGAGGCTCACTGTTTTGGAATTATCTGCCAATAAACTTTATGGTAGAATTCCACAAGGTCTTTATAACATTACCAATTGGTATTCCTTTCTTGTGTCTGAGAATGATTTTATTGGTCATTTGCCACCTCATATATGCTCTGGTGGATCATTAGCGTTTCTCAATGCTGATCATAATCATTTCACTGGTCCAGTACCAACAAGTTTGAAAAACTGTTCTAGCATTGAAAGAATCAAACTTCATGTAAACCAAATAGAAGGAGATATAGCACAAGATTTCGGTGTATATCCGAAATTGAAGTACATTGATCTGAGTGACAATAAATTTCATGGTCAAATTTCATCAAACTGGGGGAAGTGTCTTAATCTTGATACATTCAAGatatctaataataatatttctgGTGGTATACCATTAGAATTTATTAGATTAAACAAGTTAGGTAGGATTCATCTTTCATCGAATCAATTGACCGGGGAACTTCCGAAGGAACTAGGAGAGATGAAATCATTAGAAGAACTTGAGATTAGTAACAATCATTACTATGGTAACATTCCAATAGAAATTGGATTGCTGCAAAGACTTGAAGACTTGGATCTTGGAGGAAACGAGTTGCGTGGAACAATACCGAAAGAAGTTATGAAGCTACCGAGATTAAGAAAATTGAACTTGAGCAGGAATAAAATTGAAGGGAGTATTCCTTTTAAGTTTGGTCCAGCTTTGGAGTCTCTTGATCTTAGTGGAAATTTTTTGAATGGAAAAATACCAACATCTCTTGACGACTTGGTGCAGTTGTCAATGTTGAATCTCTCACATAACATGCTTTCAGGAACCATTCCTCCAAATTTTCAAAGGACTTTGGATTTTGTTAACTTATCAGATAATCAGTTAGAAGGGCCACTTCCAAACATTCCAGCTTTTCTTCATGCTTCATTCGAGTCATTGAAAAATAACAAAGGTTTATGTGGAAATATCACAGGCTTGGCTCCTTGTGCAAGTAACCA AAACCATAATAGACTGAGCAAAAAAGTGCTTCTATTGGTATTCCTTGCTTTAGGAGCTTTAATATTATTCTTGTGCTTGGTTGGAATTTCAATGTACATTTGGAGTCGAAAAGAAAAACCAAAGGAAGAAAGCCGGTCTGAAGAAGTAGAAACACAAAGGGGAGTACTATTTTCCATATGGAGTCATGATGGGAAAATGATGTTTGAAAATATCATTGAAGCTACTAAGAATTTTGATGACAAATATCTTATTGGAGTTGGAAGTCAAGGAAATGTTTACAAGGCAGAGTTGTCTGCAGGTTTGATTTTTGCCGTGAAGAAGCTTCATTTGGTAACAGATGAAGAAATGTCATTTTTCAGTTCAAAGTCTTTTAAGAGTGAGATTGAAACCTTGACTCGAATCAAACACAGGAACATTATAAAACTTCATGGATATTGCCAACATTCTAAGTTCTCATTTTTGGTATACAAGTTCATGGATGGTGGAAGTTTAGATCAAATATTAAACAATGAGACACAAGCCATTGCATTTGATTGGGAAAAGAGGGTGAATGTTGTGAAAGGTGTTGCCAATGCTTTGTCCTATATGCATCATGATTGCTCACCTCCTATAGTTCATCGCGATATATCGAGCAAGAATATTCTTCTTAATCTTGACTATGAAGCTCATATCTCTGACTTCGGAACGGCTAAGTTTCTAGAGCCTGGTTTACATAGTTGGACCCAATTTGCAGGCACCTTTGGGTATGCAGCTCCAG AGTTGTCTCAAACAATGGAAGTGAACGAGAAATGTGATGTTTACAGCTTTGGCGTATTTGCTTTGGAAATCATAATGGGAAAACATCCGGGAGATctcatttcattatttttgtcACCATCTACAAGGCCAATGGCTTATAATACGTTGTTGATAGATATTTTAGATCATCGACCTCATCAAGTTATAAAACCAGTTGATGAAGAAGTGATCTTGATCACAAGGTTGGCATTTGCGTGCTTGAGTCAAAATCCACGTTCTCGTCCAACCATGGATCAAGTATCTAAGATGCTGGCCATAGGGAAATCACCTGTGGAGAACCATCTTTCCACGATCAGACTAGGACAACTTCAATAA
- the LOC101505967 gene encoding subtilisin-like protease Glyma18g48580 — MVRPTFCLHHFLVSYLLIFTFSLNHVRATKKCYIVYLGTHSHGPTPSSVDLEIATSSHYDLLASILGSKENAKDAIIYSYNKHINGFAAILEDEEAAQIAKNGKVVSVFLSKEHKLHTTRSWEFLGLRGNDINSAWQKGRFGENTIIANIDTGVWPESKSFSDRGIGPVPAKWRGGNICQINKLRGSNKVPCNRKLIGARFFNKAYESSNGKLPRSQQTARDFVGHGTHTLSTAGGNFVRGASIFGIGNGTIKGGSPRSRVATYKVCWSLTDAASCYGADVLAAIDQAISDGVDLISVSAGGASSTNSEEIFTDEISIGAFHALSRNILLVASAGNNGPTPGSVVNVAPWVFTVAASTLDRDFSSTITIGNEKITGASLFVNLPPNQSFTLVESTDAKFANATTRDARFCRPKTLDPAKVNGKIVSCVREGKIKSVTEGQEALSAGAKGMLLENQPKVNGRTLLSEPHVLSTVGFPQNHSRTKSARLDITATDSIKSGTIIRLSQAKTFYGIKPAPVMASFSSRGPNNIQPSILKPDVTAPGVNILAAYSLFASASNLLTDTRRGFPFNVMQGTSMSCPHVAGIAGLIKTLHPNWSPAAIKSAIMTTASTRDNTNKPIRDAFDKKLANPFAYGSGHVQPNNAIDPGLVYDLTIVDYLNFLCASGYNQQLISSLNFNMTFKCSGSHSIEDLNYPSITLPNLDLNVVNVTRTVTNVGPPSIYFAKAQLPGYKIVVVPNSLSFKKIGEKKTFQVIVQATNVTPRRKYQFGDLQWTNGIHIVRSPITVKRK, encoded by the exons ATGGTTCGACCCACCTTTTGTCTTCATCACTTTCTTGTTTCATATCTTCTTATTTTCACTTTTTCGCTCAATCATGTTCGTGCCACCAAAAAG TGCTACATTGTATACTTGGGAACACATTCACATGGTCCAACCCCTTCCTCTGTTGACCTTGAAATTGCTACATCTTCTCATTATGATTTACTTGCTTCAATCTTAggaag CAAGGAGAATGCCAAAGATGcaattatttattcatataataaacacataaatGGATTTGCAGCTATacttgaagatgaagaagctgCACAAATTGCAA AAAATGGAAAGGTGGTATCTGTGTTTTTGAGCAAAGAGCACAAATTGCACACTACTCGTTCATGGGAATTTCTTGGATTGCGTGGAAATGATATCAATTCAGCTTGGCAAAAGGGAAGGTTTGGTGAAAATACAATCATAGCTAACATTGATACAG GTGTTTGGCCCGAATCGAAGAGTTTTAGCGACAGAGGAATAGGGCCGGTTCCTGCAAAATGGCGTGGTGGTAACATCTGTCAAATTAACAAACTTCGAGGTTCTAACAAAGTTCCATGTAACAG GAAACTAATTGGAGCAAGGTTTTTCAACAAAGCATATGAATCATCAAACGGAAAACTCCCTCGTTCACAACAAACAGCACGTGATTTTGTAGGCCACGGTACTCACACTCTATCAACAGCTGGTGGAAACTTTGTTCGAGGTGCAAGCATTTTTGGCATTGGAAATGGTACTATAAAAGGTGGTTCACCAAGATCAAGAGTTGCAACATACAAAGTATGTTGGTCTCTAACAGATGCTGCTAGTTGTTACGGTGCTGATGTGTTAGCTGCTATTGATCAAGCCATTAGTGATGGTGTTGATCTCATTTCTGTTTCTGCTGGAGGCGCATCTAGTACAAATTCTGAAGAAATTTTCACTGATGAGATTTCAATTGGTGCATTTCATGCACTTtctagaaatattttattagttgcTTCTGCTGGAAATAATGGACCAACACCTGGTAGTGTTGTTAATGTTGCTCCTTGGGTATTCACTGTTGCTGCTAGTACATTAGACAGAGACTTTAGCAGTACTATAACCATTGGCAATGAAAAAATCACG GGAGCCAGTCTTTTTGTAAACTTGCCACCTAACCAATCTTTTACTCTAGTGGAATCTACTGATGCTAAATTTGCCAATGCCACAACTCGTGATGC TCGGTTTTGTAGACCAAAAACACTTGATCCTGCGAAAGTGAATGGCAAAATAGTGTCATGTGTTCGAGAAGGGAAAATAAAATCAGTGACTGAGGGTCAAGAAGCTTTATCTGCAGGAGCAAAAGGAATGCTTTTGGAAAATCAACCAAAAGTTAATGGGAGAACACTTCTGTCTGAGCCTCATGTTTTGTCCACAGTAGGCTTTCCGCAAAACCATTCAAGAACAAAATCTGCTCGTTTAGACATAACTGCCac gGATTCAATAAAGTCGGGTACTATAATAAGGTTGTCACAAGCAAAAACTTTCTATGGAATAAAGCCAGCTCCAGTTATGGCTTCATTCTCATCTAGAGGACCAAATAACATTCAACCATCAATACTCAAG CCTGATGTAACTGCGCCAGGTGTAAACATACTTGCTGCCTATTCATTGTTTGCAAGTGCATCTAATTTACTAACAGATACTCGTCGAGGTTTTCCATTCAATGTAATGCAGGGAACTTCTATGTCTTGCCCTCATGTCGCTGGCATTGCAGGACTTATCAAAACACTTCATCCTAATTGGAGTCCAGCTGCTATTAAATCAGCTATCATGACCACGG CAAGCACAAGAGATAACACAAACAAGCCAATACGTGATGCATTTGATAAAAAACTAGCAAATCCATTTGCTTATGGTTCAGGACATGTTCAACCCAACAATGCAATAGACCCCGGACTTGTCTATGATCTAACCATTGTTGATTACTTGAACTTCTTATGTGCTTCTGGATACAACCAACAACTCATTTCATCACTTAATTTCAACATGACATTTAAATGTTCAGGATCTCATAGCATAGAAGACTTAAACTACCCTTCAATCACATTACCGAATCTTGATTTAAATGTCGTTAATGTGACACGTACAGTCACCAATGTTGGGCCACCAAGTATATATTTTGCAAAAGCCCAATTGCCTGGATATAAAATTGTTGTTGTACCAAACTctttgagtttcaaaaaaattgGTGAAAAGAAGACATTCCAAGTTATTGTGCAAGCAACAAATGTGACACCAAGGAGGAAATACCAATTTGGGGATTTGCAATGGACAAATGGAATACACATTGTAAGGAGTCCTATCACAGTTAAGCGCAAATAA
- the LOC101504770 gene encoding uncharacterized protein: MAPTFFMILSSWQLLFIILFIPPTLSLPQTMGENSEAKALLKWKNSFDNHSQTLLSTWKNTSNLCIWQGIKCDKSNSISIINLENYGIKGTLHSLSFSSFPNLITINIYQNHFYGTIPPQIGNMSRVNILNFSLNSFDGSIPQEICKLKSLQKLDLSLCKLSGAIPNSIGNLSNLMFLDLGDNNLSGGPIPPEIGKLNKLNYLGIAHSNLIGSIPQEIGFLTNLAFIDLSRNSLSGAIPETIGNMTKLNQLVLSNNTMLSGPIPHTIWKMSNLTLLSLDRNNLSGSIPDSVQNLVNLNELALDVNQFSGTIPSTIGNLTNLIYLYLDINHFSGSIPDSIGNLINLDTLTLQENNLSGTVPTTIGNLMRLTVLELAANKLYGRIPQGLYNITSWYSFIVSKNDFIGHLPPHICSGGSLVYFNADQNHFTGPVPISLKNCSSIERIKLHVNQIEGDIAEDFGVYPNLEYVDLSDNKFHGTISSNWGKCLNLDTLKISNNNISGGIPLELIRLNKLGRLHLSSNQLTGELPKELGEMKSLIELEISNNHYYGNIPTEIGLLERLEDLDLGGNELRGMIPKEVVNLPRLRKLNLSRNKIEGSIPFKFGAALESLDLSGNSLNGEIPTSLEDLVQLSMLNLSHNMLSGTIPPNFQRTLDFVNLSDNQLEGPLPNIPAFLHASFESLKNNKGLCGNITGLAPCASNHNRKSRKVLLLVFPSLGALILVLCLVGILMYILRRKEKPMEENRSERVETQRGVQFSIWSHDGKMMFENIIEATENFDDKYLIGVGSQGNVYKAEMSAGMVFAVKKLHLVTDEETSFVSSKSFRSEIETLTGIKHRNIIKLHGYCQHSKFSFLVYKFLEGGSLDQTLNNDTQASAFDWEKRVNVVKGVANALSYMHHDCSPPIIHRDISSKNILLNLDYEAHVSDFGTAKFLKPGLHSLTQFAGTFGYAAPELAQTMKVNEKCDVYSFGVLALEIIMGKHPGDLISLFLSPSTRPMAYNMLLIDVLDQRPHQVIKPIDEEVILITRLAFACLSQNARSRPTMDQVSKMLAIGKSPSKNQLSVIRLGQLQ, encoded by the exons ATGGCACCCACGTTCTTCATGATTCTATCAAGCTGGCAACTTCTGTTCATAATTCTGTTTATCCCTCCAACACTTTCATTACCACAAACTATGGGTGAAAACAGTGAAGCAAAAGCATTGTTGAAATGGAAAAATAGCTTTGACAACCATAGTCAAACTCTTTTGTCAACTTGGAAAAATACCTCAAATCTATGCATATGGCAAGGTATTAAATGTGACAAATCAAACTCCATTTCTATCATAAATCTTGAAAATTATGGAATAAAAGGTACACTTCACTCTCTTAGCTTCTCTTCATTCCCCAACCTCATTACCATAAACATCTACCAAAACCACTTTTATGGAACCATACCCCCCCAAATTGGCAATATGTCaagagtaaatattttgaatttttcctTAAATTCTTTTGATGGTTCCATCCCTCAAGAAATATGCAAATTAAAAAGTTTACAAAAGCTTGATTTATCATTATGTAAACTAAGTGGAGCAATTCCTAATTCCATAGGAAATTTATCCAACTTAATGTTTCTTGATTTAGGAGACAACAATTTGTCTGGTGGCCCTATTCCTCCTGAGATTggaaaattaaacaaattaaattatctaGGAATTGCACATAGTAACCTAATTGGTTCAATTCCTCAAGAAATTGGTTTTTTGACAAACCTAGCTTTTATTGATTTGTCAAGAAACTCTCTATCTGGTGCTATTCCTGAAACAATTGGTAACATGACTAAACTAAATCAACTTGTTCTTTCTAATAACACTATGTTGTCTGGACCAATTCCACACACCATATGGAAAATGTCTAATTTGACCTTGCTCAGTCTTGATAGAAATAATCTCTCTGGCTCAATCCCTGATTCTGTACAAAACTTGGTTAATTTGAATGAACTTGCACTTGATGTCAATCAATTTTCTGGAACCATTCCTTCCACAATTGGAAACTTGACAAATCTCATCTATTTATACTTGGACATTAATCATTTTTCTGGATCAATTCCTGACTCTATAggaaatttgattaatttggaTACCCTTACTCTCCAAGAAAACAATCTCTCTGGAACTGTTCCAACCACAATTGGTAATTTGATGAGGCTCACTGTTTTGGAATTAGCTGCTAATAAACTTTATGGTAGAATTCCACAAGGTCTTTATAACATTACCAGTTGGTATTCCTTTATTGTGTCTAAGAATGATTTTATTGGTCATTTGCCACCTCATATATGCTCTGGTGGATCCTTAGTGTATTTCAATGCTGATCAAAATCATTTCACTGGTCCAGTAccgataagtttgaaaaattgttCTAGCATTGAAAGAATCAAACTTCATGTAAATCAAATAGAAGGAGATATAGCAGAAGATTTTGGTGTATATCCGAATTTGGAATATGTTGATCTGAGTGATAATAAATTTCATGGTACTATTTCATCAAATTGGGGTAAGTGTCTTAATCTTGATACATTAAAGatatctaataataatatttctgGTGGTATACCATTAGAACTTATTAGATTAAACAAGCTAGGTAGGCTTCATCTTTCTTCGAATCAATTGACCGGGGAACTTCCAAAGGAACTCGGAGAGATGAAATCATTGATAGAACTTGAGATTAGTAACAATCATTATTATGGTAACATTCCAACAGAAATTGGATTGCTGGAAAGACTTGAAGACTTGGATCTCGGAGGAAATGAGTTGCGTGGAATGATACCAAAAGAAGTTGTGAATCTACCGAGGTTGCGAAAATTGAATTTGAGCAGAAACAAAATTGAAGGAAGTATTCCTTTTAAGTTTGGTGCAGCTTTGGAGTCTCTTGATCTTAGTGGAAATAGTTTGAATGGAGAAATACCAACATCTCTTGAAGATTTGGTGCAGTTGTCAATGTTGAATCTCTCACATAACATGCTTTCAGGAACCATTCCTCCAAATTTTCAAAGGACTTTAGATTTTGTTAACTTATCAGATAATCAGTTGGAAGGGCCACTTCCAAATATTCCAGCTTTTCTTCATGCTTCATTCGAGTCATTGAAAAATAACAAAGGTTTATGTGGAAATATCACAGGCTTGGCTCCTTGTGCAAGTAACCATAATAGAAAGAGCAGGAAAGTGCTTCTATTGGTATTCCCTTCTTTAGGAGCTTTAATATTAGTGTTGTGTTTGGTTGGAATTTTGATGTATATTTTGCGTCGAAAAGAAAAACCAATGGAAGAAAACCGGTCCGAAAGAGTAGAAACACAAAGGGGAGTACAATTTTCCATATGGAGTCATGATGGGAAAATGATGTTTGAAAATATCATCGAAGCTACCGAGAATTTTGATGACAAATATCTTATTGGAGTTGGAAGTCAAGGAAATGTTTACAAAGCAGAAATGTCTGCAGGTATGGTTTTTGCTGTGAAAAAGCTTCATTTGGTAACAGATGAAGAAACGTCATTTGTCAGTTCAAAGTCTTTTCGGAGTGAGATTGAAACCTTGACAGGAATCAAACACAGGAACATTATAAAACTTCATGGATATTGTCAACATTCTAAGTTCTCATTTTTGGTTTACAAGTTCTTGGAAGGTGGAAGCTTAGATCAAACACTAAACAATGACACACAAGCCAGTGCATTTGACTGGGAAAAGAGAGTGAATGTTGTCAAAGGTGTGGCCAATGCTTTGTCCTATATGCATCATGATTGCTCACCTCCTATAATTCATCGCGATATATCGAGCAAGAATATTCTTCTTAATCTTGACTATGAAGCTCATGTCTCTGACTTCGGAACGGCTAAGTTTCTAAAGCCTGGATTACATAGTTTGACCCAATTTGCAGGGACTTTTGGGTATGCAGCTCCAG AGTTGGCCCAAACAATGAAAGTGAACGAGAAATGTGACGTATACAGCTTTGGCGTACTTGCTTTGGAAATCATAATGGGAAAACATCCTGGCGATctcatttcattatttttgtcACCATCTACAAGGCCAATGGCTTATAACATgttgttgattgatgttttaGATCAACGACCTCATCAAGTTATAAAACCAATTGATGAAGAAGTGATCTTGATTACAAGGTTGGCATTTGCTTGCTTGAGTCAAAATGCACGTTCTCGTCCAACCATGGATCAAGTATCTAAAATGCTTGCAATAGGAAAATCACCTTCGAAGAATCAACTTTCCGTTATCAGATTAGGACAACTTCAGTAA